TACTGTGtatcccgagagagagagagaggaaatcagCTTCATACATCAACTGGATTTCACTTGAACGGTTTCTATTATAGCCTCCCTTCTCGGTTTCAGGAGTCAGTGAAAACAGTGCACAGTTATGATCCAATGGAAAAAGCTCCTACTCCTAGTTGTGGATATATCAGCATTCATGAGGATCTTTCTTCATAAGCTGCTTTTAAAAAAACAGACAGAGGACCCTGATATGGGGCCTTATTGAGATATGGGACCTTTACTGGCTCTCACTGGAAAGGCCCTGAGCCGAAACTGTTATCCCACTGAGAACACTGCTGCTCCAACTGGTCTAGCAGTCTGTCCACCGAGTCCTCCTTATTGTCCAGCTTCAGGTACCTGCGGGCACAGCCCAGGTCTAACCGGGGCCAGCTGCGGTGCCTCTGCTCCTCTACGGGGGTGAGCTCCGGGGGATCCACACCTCCACACCCAACCATGTTCACATACACGTCTGAGCTGGGCTCACTCCGCACTCCCTCTGGGTCTGCCCCAGGTCCCCAGGGTCGTATGGCCCCTTCCTGTTGGCATTTTACAGTCTGGGGCCCATGAGGGCCTGGGTTAGTCCTGTAGCTCAGACTGTGGGAGCGCCTGGGCAGCGTGGCTGTGACCTCCGTCCTCTCCCAGTCATCCCCTCccagagtggacagggagctggCTGACACCAGACAGTTGTTGAGCTTAAAGAGGTGAGCGGGCTGGGGGTCCGGGCTGAAGCCCCCTACCCTtggcccaccaccaccaccgtcccTCCTTGTGTTGAAGCCCATCTTGCTGGAGTTGCATGAGTTGGagtgggaggagtggagggaagggGTAGAGGCTGAGTCCTGGTGGTGTAGAGCCTCCGTCTGTACGGTGGCCTGCTGGTACATACAGTCAgttgccctctcctcctcctctctgctgtctctggtcGTCTGCAGCAGGGGCTCTGAGCTGGCCAGCTGCTGCAGATAGAGGATGTTAAGGTGGGTGGCAGGCAGACTGCTCACCC
This genomic window from Oncorhynchus clarkii lewisi isolate Uvic-CL-2024 chromosome 32, UVic_Ocla_1.0, whole genome shotgun sequence contains:
- the LOC139392452 gene encoding transmembrane protein 200A-like yields the protein MKTQKAGDPGGQTPSSPSPRQRMSGFSLRGRKKEGLIRGELRIHSMPGAFLVLGVIVVVVGTALAVAGYWPYRTQRSQLLGVGQQGSGSSSGWNLGAKSLLTTASLIHSERMKLLGPVIMGVGLFILICANTVLYENRDRETQMLLAQMRSVICSVSAAVPSADLSDMSAANSMARHYQWVSSLPATHLNILYLQQLASSEPLLQTTRDSREEEERATDCMYQQATVQTEALHHQDSASTPSLHSSHSNSCNSSKMGFNTRRDGGGGGPRVGGFSPDPQPAHLFKLNNCLVSASSLSTLGGDDWERTEVTATLPRRSHSLSYRTNPGPHGPQTVKCQQEGAIRPWGPGADPEGVRSEPSSDVYVNMVGCGGVDPPELTPVEEQRHRSWPRLDLGCARRYLKLDNKEDSVDRLLDQLEQQCSQWDNSFGSGPFQ